The following are encoded in a window of Pseudomonas graminis genomic DNA:
- the waaA gene encoding lipid IV(A) 3-deoxy-D-manno-octulosonic acid transferase, with protein MNRNLYSILFHLGLPLIALRLWLRSRKAPAYAQRAGERFAMGLPAMQRGGIWVHAVSVGESIAAAPMIRALLARYPQLPVTITCMTPTGSERIQSLFANEPRVQHCYLPYDFPWAAGRFLDHIQPKIGVIMETELWPNHIHQCAKRSIPTVLANARLSERSARGYGRFAGLTRPMLAEMNLIAVQTETEAQRFRDLGARPECVTVTGSIKFDLTIDPQLLERAAQQREHWQTLQRPVWIAASTHAGEDEVVLAAHRTLMQAHPDALLILVPRHPERFNSVFELSQQQGFASVRRSTAEPVTPETSVLVGDTMGELLFLYALADIAFVGGSLVPNGGHNLLEPAALDKPVLSGPHLFNFLEIAAMLRNAGALEEVSDAAALAATVRGLIDHPEKAKAMADAGLAVMKANQGALQRLLDGIGRLLG; from the coding sequence ATGAATAGAAACCTCTATAGCATCCTGTTTCATCTCGGCCTCCCTTTGATCGCCCTGCGCCTGTGGCTGCGTTCGCGCAAGGCGCCGGCCTACGCGCAACGGGCCGGCGAGCGCTTCGCCATGGGCTTGCCTGCCATGCAGCGCGGCGGAATCTGGGTACATGCGGTGTCGGTGGGCGAGAGCATCGCCGCCGCGCCGATGATTCGCGCGTTGCTGGCCCGCTATCCGCAACTGCCGGTCACCATTACCTGCATGACGCCGACCGGCTCGGAGCGCATTCAGTCGCTGTTCGCCAACGAGCCGCGCGTCCAGCACTGCTATCTGCCCTACGACTTTCCGTGGGCAGCCGGGCGGTTTCTCGATCACATCCAGCCGAAGATCGGCGTGATCATGGAAACCGAGCTGTGGCCCAATCACATTCACCAGTGTGCGAAACGCAGCATTCCGACGGTGCTGGCGAACGCACGGCTGTCGGAGCGTTCGGCTCGCGGCTACGGACGCTTCGCCGGATTGACTCGGCCGATGCTGGCGGAGATGAACCTGATTGCCGTGCAGACCGAAACCGAGGCCCAGCGCTTCCGTGATCTGGGCGCTCGGCCCGAGTGCGTCACTGTGACGGGCTCGATCAAGTTTGACCTGACCATTGATCCGCAATTGCTGGAGCGTGCCGCTCAGCAGCGTGAGCACTGGCAGACCTTGCAGCGTCCGGTCTGGATTGCCGCCAGTACCCATGCGGGCGAAGACGAAGTGGTGTTGGCCGCCCATCGCACGCTAATGCAAGCCCATCCCGATGCGCTGTTGATCCTCGTGCCCCGCCACCCCGAGCGGTTCAATAGCGTGTTTGAGCTGAGCCAGCAGCAAGGATTCGCCAGCGTTCGTCGTTCGACGGCCGAGCCGGTGACGCCGGAAACCTCGGTTCTGGTCGGGGACACCATGGGGGAGTTGCTGTTTCTGTATGCGCTGGCGGACATCGCGTTCGTCGGCGGCAGCCTGGTCCCCAACGGTGGCCATAACCTGCTGGAGCCAGCGGCGCTGGATAAGCCCGTTCTCAGCGGCCCGCACCTGTTCAACTTCCTCGAAATCGCCGCGATGCTGCGCAATGCCGGCGCGTTGGAGGAGGTCAGTGACGCGGCTGCACTGGCTGCCACAGTGCGTGGTTTGATCGACCATCCCGAGAAAGCAAAGGCGATGGCCGATGCCGGATTGGCCGTGATGAAGGCCAATCAGGGGGCGTTGCAGAGGTTGCTGGATGGGATCGGGCGGTTGTTGGGCTGA
- a CDS encoding TolC family outer membrane protein codes for MLRKLSLAIAVSCASSAMAGAADMPLPTRTGLVSVYQEAVNNNADLAAARASYDAQKEIVPQARAGLLPNISGGADINDTRTSIDQPSAVISRSGTVYRATLSQPIFRADRWFQLKAAKDVNEQAILQLSATEQNLILQSAEDYFAVLRAQDNLASTKAEEAAFKRQLDQANERFDVGLSDKTDVLQAQASYDTARASRIVAKRQVDDAFQALITLTNRDYNSIEGIVHTLPVLAPTPNDAKAWVDTATQQNLNLLASNYAVSAAEETLRQRKAGHAPTVDAVAQYEKGDNDSLGFTNPNYTGQSFHGSVEQRTIGLQVNIPIYSGGLTSSQVREAYARLGQSEQQREGLRRQVVENTRNLHRAVNTDVEQVQARKQSIISNQSALEATEIGYQVGTRNIVDVLDAQRQLYASVRDYNNTRYDYILDNLRLKQAAGTLSPGDLQDLSRFLKADYNPDKDFLPPDLAKEAAKNFERPTER; via the coding sequence ATGCTGCGCAAACTTTCACTGGCCATTGCCGTGTCGTGTGCTTCGAGTGCGATGGCCGGGGCAGCAGACATGCCGCTGCCCACCAGGACCGGTTTGGTCAGTGTGTATCAGGAAGCGGTCAACAATAACGCCGACCTGGCGGCAGCCCGCGCCAGCTATGACGCCCAGAAGGAAATCGTGCCTCAGGCACGCGCTGGCCTGCTGCCAAACATCTCCGGTGGCGCCGACATCAATGACACCCGCACATCCATTGATCAGCCCTCGGCCGTTATCAGCCGCAGCGGCACGGTCTATCGCGCGACGTTGAGTCAGCCGATCTTCCGCGCTGACCGCTGGTTCCAGCTCAAAGCCGCGAAGGATGTCAACGAGCAGGCCATCCTGCAGCTCTCGGCCACCGAGCAGAATCTGATTCTGCAAAGTGCCGAAGACTACTTCGCCGTGCTCCGCGCACAGGACAATCTGGCCTCGACCAAGGCAGAGGAAGCGGCCTTCAAGCGCCAGCTTGATCAGGCCAATGAACGCTTCGATGTCGGCCTGTCGGACAAGACCGATGTGCTTCAGGCGCAAGCCAGCTACGACACCGCCCGTGCTTCACGAATTGTCGCCAAGCGCCAGGTCGATGACGCCTTTCAGGCGCTGATCACCCTGACCAACCGCGATTACAACTCCATCGAAGGCATCGTGCACACCCTGCCGGTGCTCGCGCCCACACCTAACGACGCGAAAGCCTGGGTTGACACCGCAACCCAGCAGAACCTGAATTTGCTGGCCAGCAACTACGCCGTCAGCGCCGCTGAAGAAACCCTGCGTCAGCGCAAGGCAGGCCACGCACCCACGGTCGATGCGGTGGCGCAGTACGAGAAAGGCGACAATGACTCGCTGGGCTTCACCAACCCCAACTACACCGGTCAGAGTTTCCACGGCAGCGTCGAGCAACGCACCATCGGCCTGCAAGTGAACATCCCGATCTACAGCGGCGGGCTGACCAGTTCTCAAGTCCGCGAGGCTTATGCCCGTCTTGGTCAAAGCGAGCAGCAACGTGAAGGCCTGCGCCGCCAGGTGGTGGAAAACACCCGCAACCTGCACCGCGCGGTGAACACTGATGTCGAGCAGGTGCAGGCGCGCAAACAGTCGATCATCTCCAACCAGAGCGCGCTGGAAGCCACAGAGATCGGTTATCAGGTGGGGACCCGCAACATCGTCGACGTGCTCGATGCACAGCGCCAGCTGTACGCGTCGGTCCGCGACTACAACAACACCCGTTACGACTACATCCTCGACAACCTGCGCCTGAAGCAGGCTGCTGGAACGTTGAGCCCGGGGGATTTACAGGATCTGTCGCGCTTCCTGAAAGCCGACTACAACCCGGACAAAGACTTCCTGCCGCCGGATCTGGCGAAGGAAGCGGCGAAGAACTTTGAGCGGCCGACGGAGCGGTGA
- the thiC gene encoding phosphomethylpyrimidine synthase ThiC, with amino-acid sequence MTTTLKNANLSESAQVDSGSVQPFTRSQKIYVQGSRPGIRVPMREISLDVTPTGFSGTNSGGEINAPVCVYDTSGPYTDPNVIIDVRKGLADVRSAWIESRADTERLPGLSSNFGQQRLADAELTKLRFAHVRNPRRAKAGANVSQMHYARQGIITAEMEFVAIRENMKLQEARAAGLLTQQHPGQSFGASIPKEITPEFVREEIARGRAIIPANINHVELEPMIIGRNFLVKINGNIGNSALGSSIEEEVAKLTWGIRWGSDTVMDLSTGKHIHETREWIIRNSPVPIGTVPIYQALEKVGGAAEDLTWELFRDTLIEQAEQGVDYFTIHAGVLLRYVPLTAKRVTGIVSRGGSIMAKWCLAHHQENFLYTHFDDICEIMKAYDVSFSLGDGLRPGSIADANDEAQFGELETLGELTKIAWKHDVQCMIEGPGHVPMQLIKENMDKQLECCDEAPFYTLGPLTTDIAPGYDHITSGIGAAMIGWFGCAMLCYVTPKEHLGLPNKDDVKTGIITYKIAAHAADLAKGHPGAQIRDNALSKARFEFRWEDQFNLGLDPDTARAYHDETLPKDSAKVAHFCSMCGPKFCSMKITQEVREYAANQKISAVDMSVDQGMREQAERFRQEGSQLYKKV; translated from the coding sequence ATGACTACAACACTAAAAAACGCCAATCTGAGTGAATCCGCCCAAGTCGACTCGGGGTCGGTTCAACCGTTTACCCGCTCGCAGAAAATCTATGTTCAGGGCTCGCGTCCGGGCATCCGTGTGCCCATGCGTGAGATCAGCCTGGACGTTACGCCTACAGGGTTCTCTGGAACAAACAGCGGCGGCGAGATCAACGCGCCGGTTTGCGTGTACGACACCTCCGGCCCGTACACCGACCCGAACGTCATCATCGACGTGCGCAAAGGCCTGGCCGACGTGCGTTCGGCATGGATCGAGTCCCGCGCCGACACCGAACGCTTGCCGGGACTGAGCTCGAACTTCGGCCAGCAGCGCTTGGCCGATGCCGAGTTGACCAAGCTGCGTTTTGCCCACGTGCGCAATCCGCGTCGGGCAAAGGCAGGCGCCAATGTCAGCCAGATGCACTACGCGCGTCAGGGCATCATCACTGCCGAGATGGAATTCGTCGCCATCCGCGAGAACATGAAGCTGCAGGAGGCCCGTGCCGCAGGCCTGCTCACCCAGCAGCATCCCGGCCAGAGCTTCGGTGCGAGCATTCCGAAAGAGATCACCCCCGAGTTCGTGCGCGAAGAAATCGCCCGTGGTCGCGCAATCATTCCCGCCAACATCAACCACGTTGAGCTTGAACCGATGATCATCGGGCGCAACTTTCTGGTGAAGATCAACGGCAACATCGGCAACAGCGCGCTGGGCTCGTCCATCGAAGAAGAAGTGGCGAAGCTGACGTGGGGCATTCGCTGGGGCTCGGACACGGTCATGGACCTGTCCACCGGCAAACACATTCATGAAACCCGCGAGTGGATCATCCGCAATTCGCCCGTGCCCATCGGCACCGTGCCGATTTATCAAGCGCTGGAAAAAGTCGGCGGCGCCGCCGAAGACCTGACCTGGGAGCTGTTCCGCGACACGCTGATCGAACAGGCGGAGCAGGGCGTCGACTATTTCACCATTCACGCCGGCGTGCTGTTGCGTTACGTGCCGCTGACCGCCAAGCGCGTGACCGGGATCGTCAGCCGCGGCGGTTCGATCATGGCCAAGTGGTGCCTGGCCCATCACCAGGAAAACTTCCTCTACACCCACTTCGACGATATTTGCGAAATCATGAAGGCCTACGACGTCAGCTTCTCCCTGGGCGACGGCTTGCGTCCGGGCTCGATTGCCGACGCCAACGACGAAGCGCAGTTCGGTGAGCTTGAAACCCTCGGCGAGCTGACCAAGATCGCCTGGAAACACGACGTGCAATGCATGATCGAAGGCCCGGGCCATGTGCCGATGCAGCTGATCAAAGAGAACATGGACAAGCAGCTGGAGTGCTGCGACGAGGCGCCGTTCTACACCCTAGGCCCACTGACCACCGACATCGCACCGGGTTACGACCACATCACGTCGGGCATTGGCGCGGCCATGATCGGTTGGTTCGGCTGCGCAATGCTCTGCTACGTCACGCCCAAGGAACACTTGGGGTTGCCGAACAAGGACGACGTCAAGACCGGGATCATTACCTACAAGATCGCCGCCCATGCAGCGGACCTCGCGAAAGGGCATCCCGGTGCCCAGATCCGTGACAACGCCCTGAGCAAGGCGCGGTTTGAATTTCGCTGGGAGGACCAGTTCAACCTCGGGCTGGACCCGGACACCGCGCGCGCCTATCACGACGAGACGCTGCCGAAAGACTCGGCCAAGGTCGCGCATTTCTGCTCCATGTGCGGGCCGAAATTCTGCTCGATGAAAATCACCCAGGAAGTGCGCGAATACGCCGCCAACCAGAAGATCAGCGCGGTAGACATGTCGGTGGACCAAGGCATGCGCGAGCAGGCCGAGCGGTTCAGGCAGGAAGGCAGCCAGCTTTATAAAAAGGTCTGA
- the cytX gene encoding putative hydroxymethylpyrimidine transporter CytX — protein sequence MNTPGTYSPDAPVPAAKRVFGGRDLFSLWFSLGIGLMVLQTGALLAPGLGMSGSMLAILLGTLVGVLLLAAVGVIGSDTGLSSMAALKLSLGSKGAGVPAILNLLQLVGWGSFEIIVMRDAASLLGAGAFSEGSLWASPMLWTIVFGVLATLLAVSGPLAFVRQILRKWGIWLLLAACAWLTFNLFSKADLTALWSRAGDGSMPFAVGFDIAIAMPLSWLPLIADYSRFGKRAAGVFGGTALGFLIGNVWLMSLGVAYTLAFAPSGEANALLLALAGAGIGIPLLLILLDESENAFADIHSAAVSSGILLKAKVEHLALAIGIICTLIACFAPLAQYQNFLLMIASVFAPLFGVVLVDHFILRHRRHGIATAGLRWMTLLAWIGGIFTYHLLANLYPDIGATLPALVVAGVLQLIFNKAISSGQETAQA from the coding sequence GTGAACACTCCCGGCACCTATTCACCCGACGCCCCCGTACCCGCCGCCAAGCGGGTGTTTGGCGGGCGCGATCTGTTCTCTCTGTGGTTTTCCCTCGGCATTGGCCTCATGGTCCTGCAGACCGGCGCGTTACTGGCGCCGGGGCTGGGCATGTCCGGCTCCATGCTGGCGATTCTTCTCGGCACGCTGGTCGGCGTCTTGCTGCTCGCTGCTGTTGGCGTCATTGGCAGCGACACGGGTCTGTCGTCGATGGCGGCGCTCAAGCTCAGCCTCGGCAGCAAGGGCGCAGGCGTTCCGGCGATCCTCAATCTGCTGCAACTGGTGGGCTGGGGCTCGTTCGAAATCATCGTCATGCGCGACGCCGCCAGCCTGTTGGGCGCCGGCGCTTTTTCCGAAGGCAGCCTCTGGGCCAGTCCGATGCTCTGGACAATCGTGTTCGGCGTTCTTGCGACCTTGCTGGCCGTGAGTGGTCCGTTGGCCTTCGTCCGACAAATCCTGCGCAAATGGGGCATCTGGTTGCTTCTGGCCGCGTGCGCCTGGCTGACGTTCAATCTGTTCAGCAAGGCCGATCTGACGGCCCTGTGGTCGCGTGCGGGAGACGGTTCGATGCCATTTGCCGTCGGCTTCGACATTGCCATCGCCATGCCGTTGTCATGGCTGCCGCTGATTGCGGACTATTCCCGATTCGGCAAGCGCGCCGCCGGTGTCTTCGGCGGCACCGCGCTGGGCTTCTTGATCGGCAATGTCTGGCTGATGTCCCTTGGCGTGGCGTACACCCTGGCCTTCGCGCCGAGCGGTGAAGCCAATGCGCTGCTGCTGGCGCTGGCTGGAGCGGGGATAGGGATTCCGTTGCTGCTCATCCTGCTGGATGAGTCGGAAAACGCGTTCGCCGATATCCACTCCGCTGCAGTGTCGAGCGGGATCCTGCTGAAGGCCAAAGTCGAACACCTGGCGCTGGCCATCGGCATCATCTGCACACTGATCGCCTGCTTCGCGCCGCTGGCGCAGTACCAGAACTTCCTGCTGATGATCGCTTCCGTGTTCGCGCCGCTGTTCGGCGTGGTGCTGGTGGATCACTTCATCCTGCGCCACCGCCGTCACGGCATTGCAACAGCGGGCTTGCGCTGGATGACGCTACTGGCGTGGATCGGCGGGATTTTCACCTACCACCTGCTGGCGAACCTGTATCCGGACATCGGCGCAACACTGCCAGCGCTGGTTGTCGCTGGCGTGTTACAGCTGATATTCAATAAGGCGATCAGCTCCGGCCAGGAAACAGCTCAGGCTTGA
- a CDS encoding RsiV family protein: protein MSFLKIISLACVALILGACQSLFQPNLRSPLTVQRDASELIKPGCTTDDCPLVNIDTVHFPDEPKLDEIVQRTLLQLTRSDSDGPVPPTLKAYQEQYLSRAPARNSSYLQAKVREQHDGIVVVELSSYVDSGSGQGNPGRAFINYSRQQQRVLTLADMLVPGQEAAFWDKARLAHQAWLISSKLDKDTEFQNMWAFKQTSNIALTYGAVILKYPVTTIAPYAMGHIELKIPYPQLNGIIKPELFPGRS, encoded by the coding sequence ATGTCTTTTCTGAAGATCATTTCACTGGCCTGCGTGGCCCTGATTTTGGGCGCCTGCCAAAGCCTGTTCCAACCCAATCTGCGCAGTCCGCTGACCGTTCAGCGTGACGCCTCCGAGCTGATCAAGCCCGGCTGCACCACCGATGATTGCCCGCTGGTGAACATCGACACCGTGCATTTCCCCGACGAGCCGAAGCTTGACGAGATCGTCCAGCGCACGCTGCTGCAACTGACCCGCAGCGACAGCGATGGTCCGGTGCCGCCAACGCTGAAGGCGTATCAGGAGCAATACCTGAGCCGAGCGCCGGCGCGCAACAGCAGCTACCTGCAGGCCAAGGTACGTGAGCAGCATGACGGAATCGTGGTCGTCGAGCTGTCCAGCTACGTTGATTCCGGCAGCGGCCAGGGTAATCCGGGTCGCGCATTCATCAACTACTCCCGCCAGCAGCAGCGCGTGCTGACACTGGCCGACATGCTGGTCCCGGGTCAGGAAGCTGCCTTCTGGGACAAGGCCCGTCTGGCACATCAGGCCTGGCTGATCAGCAGCAAGCTGGACAAGGACACCGAGTTCCAGAACATGTGGGCTTTCAAGCAAACTTCCAACATCGCTCTGACGTACGGTGCGGTGATTCTCAAGTACCCGGTGACAACCATCGCCCCTTACGCGATGGGCCATATCGAGCTGAAGATCCCGTATCCGCAGCTGAACGGCATCATCAAGCCTGAGCTGTTTCCTGGCCGGAGCTGA
- a CDS encoding NUDIX domain-containing protein: MTDSNRSTPTKHEITHRETCFKGFYQLDRLQLRHELFAGGMGPEIKRELFVRHDAVCVLPYDAKRDEVVLIEQFRVGVIGKHDNPWLIEMVAGLIDKKEEPEEVAHREAQEEAGLTFNALWPITKYFPSPGGSNEFVHLYLGKCDSEGAGGLHGLVEEAEDIRVSVWSFDDAMQAVKDGRIVNAATIIAMQWLALNRAEVRGLWS, translated from the coding sequence ATGACGGATAGCAACAGATCGACACCGACGAAGCACGAAATTACACACCGTGAGACCTGCTTCAAGGGGTTTTACCAGCTCGACCGTCTTCAGTTGCGCCATGAGTTGTTCGCGGGCGGCATGGGCCCGGAAATCAAGCGTGAGCTGTTCGTTCGCCATGATGCGGTGTGCGTGCTGCCCTACGACGCCAAACGCGATGAAGTGGTGCTCATCGAGCAGTTCCGCGTCGGCGTTATCGGCAAGCACGACAACCCGTGGCTGATTGAAATGGTCGCCGGCCTGATCGATAAAAAAGAGGAGCCCGAAGAGGTTGCTCACCGCGAGGCACAAGAGGAAGCTGGGCTGACGTTCAACGCCCTTTGGCCGATCACCAAATACTTTCCATCGCCGGGCGGCAGCAACGAGTTCGTGCATCTGTACCTGGGCAAATGCGACAGCGAGGGGGCAGGTGGGCTGCACGGTCTGGTAGAAGAGGCCGAGGACATCCGGGTCTCGGTCTGGTCATTCGACGACGCGATGCAAGCCGTCAAGGACGGGCGCATCGTCAACGCCGCAACTATTATTGCAATGCAGTGGCTGGCGCTCAATCGCGCCGAAGTAAGGGGGCTATGGTCGTGA
- a CDS encoding DUF1249 domain-containing protein: MVVNLLRERYRVDLAGLQAACEANYARLMRLLPDMRNQQRSRRVAVTQGDQMLGVLAVEVILDCPYTTTLQVRQEHSLPWLPVPVLEVQVYHDARMAEVIGAEHARRFQGIYPYPNADMHQPDEKAQLNVFLGEWLSHCLACGHEFEAVR; the protein is encoded by the coding sequence ATGGTCGTGAATCTTCTGCGCGAGCGCTATCGTGTCGACCTCGCCGGGCTGCAAGCCGCCTGCGAGGCGAACTACGCGCGCTTGATGCGTTTGCTGCCCGATATGCGCAATCAACAACGCTCACGCCGTGTCGCCGTCACCCAAGGCGACCAGATGCTGGGCGTGCTGGCGGTCGAAGTCATCCTCGATTGCCCGTACACCACCACGCTGCAAGTCCGTCAGGAACACAGCCTGCCCTGGCTGCCGGTGCCCGTGCTGGAAGTGCAGGTCTACCACGACGCGCGTATGGCCGAAGTCATCGGCGCCGAACATGCGCGTCGTTTTCAGGGTATCTATCCCTATCCCAACGCCGACATGCACCAGCCCGATGAGAAGGCCCAGCTCAACGTGTTTCTCGGTGAGTGGCTGAGCCATTGCCTGGCCTGCGGGCATGAGTTTGAGGCGGTGCGCTGA
- the cpdA gene encoding 3',5'-cyclic-AMP phosphodiesterase, producing the protein MSSASSHPSSVLVVQLTDSHLFAEADGALLGMPTRASLDAVVERVLGEQPAIDLVLATGDLSQDGTVESYQAFRDASNRLSAPTRWIPGNHDELREMAIAAQNSDFLEPVVDIGHWRITMLDSAVSGSVPGYLQDGQLQLLAQALSEAPERHHLVCLHHHPVPIGAAWMEPIGLRNPEALFAVLERFPQVRAVLWGHVHQEFDQLRDGVRLMASPSTCIQFAPNSVDFGLDDLAPGYRWLRLHDDGRIDTGVSRIAPDLFDVDINGAGY; encoded by the coding sequence TTGTCGAGCGCATCCTCTCATCCCTCATCCGTGTTGGTCGTACAACTGACCGACAGCCATCTGTTCGCCGAAGCGGACGGCGCGCTGCTGGGCATGCCCACGCGCGCCAGTCTCGATGCGGTTGTTGAACGTGTGCTCGGCGAGCAGCCGGCGATCGATCTGGTGCTGGCGACCGGAGATTTGTCTCAGGACGGCACGGTTGAGTCGTATCAGGCGTTCCGCGATGCGAGTAATCGCCTGAGTGCCCCCACGCGCTGGATTCCTGGGAATCACGATGAGCTGAGGGAAATGGCGATTGCCGCGCAGAACAGCGACTTTCTGGAGCCTGTCGTCGACATCGGGCACTGGCGGATAACTATGCTGGATTCCGCTGTTTCCGGGTCTGTTCCCGGTTATCTGCAAGACGGCCAGCTTCAACTGCTCGCCCAGGCCTTGAGCGAAGCGCCGGAGCGGCATCATCTGGTGTGTCTGCACCACCACCCGGTGCCCATCGGTGCGGCGTGGATGGAGCCCATCGGTTTGCGCAATCCCGAGGCGCTGTTCGCTGTGCTGGAGCGGTTTCCCCAGGTGCGTGCGGTGCTGTGGGGGCACGTGCATCAGGAATTCGATCAGCTTCGCGACGGCGTGCGGCTAATGGCGTCGCCTTCAACCTGCATTCAGTTCGCGCCGAACAGCGTGGATTTCGGCCTGGATGACCTCGCGCCGGGCTACCGCTGGTTGCGTCTTCACGACGACGGCCGGATCGACACCGGTGTTTCGCGCATCGCCCCTGACCTGTTTGACGTCGACATCAATGGCGCGGGCTATTGA
- a CDS encoding YqiA/YcfP family alpha/beta fold hydrolase, whose amino-acid sequence MNQDQSTLLYIHGLNSSAQSQKATQLTTLMARLGLSQYLRVPELHHHPRQALVQLEAAIEELGRPLLVGSSLGGYYATHLAERYGLKAVLINPAVNPHQLFDGFLGTQQNLYTGESWELTHDHVTALAELEVPAPLDPQRIQVWLQTGDETLDYRRAQSFYRACALRIEAGGDHGFQGFAAKIPALLSFAGFAPALLQGVDLTGL is encoded by the coding sequence GTGAACCAGGATCAATCGACGCTTCTTTATATTCACGGCCTGAACAGCTCGGCCCAGTCGCAGAAAGCCACGCAGCTGACGACGCTGATGGCGCGTCTGGGTCTGAGCCAATACTTGCGCGTGCCCGAGCTTCATCACCATCCGCGTCAGGCGCTGGTTCAACTGGAGGCCGCGATCGAGGAGCTCGGTCGGCCGCTGCTGGTCGGCAGCTCGCTCGGCGGCTACTATGCGACTCACCTGGCTGAGCGCTACGGCCTCAAGGCTGTGCTGATCAACCCGGCGGTCAATCCGCATCAGCTCTTCGATGGTTTTCTCGGCACCCAACAAAACCTTTATACCGGCGAGAGCTGGGAGCTCACGCACGACCACGTGACGGCGCTGGCCGAGCTGGAAGTGCCTGCTCCACTGGATCCGCAGCGTATTCAGGTGTGGCTGCAAACGGGCGACGAGACGCTGGATTACCGCCGTGCCCAGAGCTTCTATCGCGCCTGTGCATTGCGCATCGAGGCGGGTGGCGATCACGGGTTTCAGGGTTTCGCTGCAAAGATTCCAGCGCTGTTGAGCTTCGCCGGGTTCGCTCCCGCATTGCTCCAGGGCGTCGACCTGACCGGGCTCTGA